The Prunus persica cultivar Lovell chromosome G8, Prunus_persica_NCBIv2, whole genome shotgun sequence genome includes a region encoding these proteins:
- the LOC18768152 gene encoding dehydrodolichyl diphosphate synthase complex subunit NUS1 — MFFKAILFLVEYSSYKALNLGKLRYLAIVIESEEAYQTSKVIELLQWLEAIGVKRVCLYDTEGVLKKSKEAILNKLRNASEFKAYEDLDDQNHMALEILSFSDGKEAVTKAANLLFVKYLKLAKSVGDHEEKIFTEPNMDEALKAICCRGPDPESIFYLERIQKGYEE, encoded by the exons ATGTTCTTCAAAGCTATCTTATTTCTGGTGGAGTACTCGAGCTACAAAGCCCTTAATTTGGGCAAGCTACGTTACCTGGCAATTGTgatagaaagtgaagaagcTTACCAAACATCAAAAGTAATTGAGCTGCTGCAGTGGCTAGAAGCTATTGGTGTGAAGCGTGTGTGCCTCTATGATACAGAAG GAGtgttgaagaaatcaaaagaAGCCATCTTGAATAAACTGAGAAATGCAAGCGAATTTAAG GCTTATGAAGATTTAGACGATCAAAACCACATGGCTCTGgaaattttgtcattttctgATGGAAAAGAAGCTGTAACCAAAGCAGCTAACTTACTTTTTGTGAAGTATTTGAAGTTGGCCAAATCAGTTGGAGATCATGAAGAGAAAATCTTTACAGAACCTAACATGGATGAGGCACTAAAAGCTATTT GTTGTAGAGGGCCAGACCCTGAAAGCATATTCTACCTGGAAAGGATACAAAAGGGCTATGAAGAGTAA